The genomic DNA AGGTGGAACGACGTGGCTTTACTCGTttcgttgccgccgctgccatgATTGGAATCGTCCCGTGCAGAGCGTTTTTCGTTTTGAGTGAGTATGAAGGCCGACTTTTCAGCACAAGCCCAGCTCGGCTAACGAAGCCGTCTTGGGGACTGCTTCGCACGTTGATTAGTGTCCTCCCACAGTGCTTAGTGGAGGGTCATTGGAGGGATTACCGTCGCATGAGCGATACGCCACGATCCTAGTGAGATCCGATTGTAGTCTGATCACTGAGAGTCTGTTCGCTCGGGTTAGGGGAGTGTCATGACTTCCACACCACCCGGTAGGGGTGGGGGTAGGCATACTAAGATACATAATCATGTCAAGAGATGTACAAATAAACGTACGGGGGCGCTCTTGTCATCACCCCGCACAAAAGGACCCTGGAGGTCCATTTGATGTCATTCGCTTCGATTACTTTGTATTGCTGTGCCCGCTCGTCTCTCGTTCGACTCGGCCGGCATTTTGGTGGATGGGGATCGTCAGGGGAGTTATtctcggggggggggcataAGCAGGGCATTGGGTTGGGGTTTGGTGCTTTCCTTCACGAAGCCGATGATTGCTTGTCTTCTCTCTATCTCTGGTCTTTGACCAACGGACCCCTTGTAGGAAATCGTGCTCGCGAGCCCTCTCGGTTGTACAGTGTGTGCCTATCTGTATGAAAATTAATTTTCATTCCCACGAAGGACCTTTTGGTAGACGCGCGGGAAGAGGGTCGAGCGAGctggcggccgccgtcgttaGAAAAGATCCGGGCTCGACGGGGTGTCTTTCGTCAGGGCGGCCGCTTGCCAAGAAACGTCGCATGTGAGGTGTCGTCCCAAGCAAGGGGGTGAGAGGGAAGACTCGGATGTAAGTACCGGTGCCCTGGCCGgatcaacaccaacagcaaCACCTTTGCAATAGAGTCTTGGAGGGTTTTGTGGACCCCTATAACCGAGCGGAAGATGTGCTGCAGCCTGTGACTCGGGAACTTTTAAGTGTGATCGTGGGGGCGTTGGGCAATCGACCCAGTGATGGCTCAGCACGGGCTTCAATCCCAAAATACCCCACCcgcccggcggccgccgccacgttGCGGTCCTGGTTCCGCACATTGGGCCCGTCATGTGTCTTCCCCCCGGGCTTCGAGTGTCATCGCCTTTCGCCATGATAGGCTTTTGTTTTTTATTTATAGATAACAATGATAAAAAACATCGATATTTTCCATTTCATCCCAGAAAACAAGAAGGAATGAAGGAATGCGAGCGTCTTGTATTCCGCTCTCTTGCCAATTGACATCCGACGAGAGCATCTCGGCTTGGGCGGCTGGCCGGTTGGCTGGCTGACGTTGATTTGGGCTGTGAGCCACGGAGTACTTACATGTACATACGTCCGGCTGCGTAGAAGAGCGAGACATCCGAGCCGACAAGCGAGAggccccctccctcccttggTGTGCCCTCGCCTCATTCGtgcgaggcggcggcggcggccgcccgtATTTTGTCTCTTGGGGATGGCAGTTTGGACCAATCGGCCAGCCAAGCGTTCCTCTTTCTCATGCCCTCGGGCGCTGAGTTGGAGGAAGGGGAATAAAAAACTAGAAGAAAAAAACTTGACCGACACTTTCGCGTCGTGGGCGACCAGTACTCgacctccgcctcggccgcttCCCCCGCTCTGTCTTACTGCTGAATGGGATTAAAACCACTTCTTCAACTCTTGCCTCGCATTCCTTACCGTTTCTCATCCCTTGAGTTCGTGCTTTCCTCATTACATACAACCAAACTTTGATTTCAGCCCATCCCCAAAGGCTCTCTTCTGCTGCTTGTCCTGGGCTGTCTATTTGTCCTCCCGCTTACACcaaacctcccccctcctccctaCTGACGGGCCGCCCGTCAGTTGCACTaaccggcggcggcttttATCCCTTCCGGCAGGGGACCTGACCTACCCGGCCTCACCGCGCTGCGTACGCCCACTACGAGCGCCAACGCCCCGCAGGGTCGCGGACTGCACGTCTCacacggccgccgctgcgccTCCGTCCCTCCGTCTCCGTGTGCTTCCACCCCTCTCATCTCAGCTGGCACAGCCTTCGAGACACGACGCATCATCAACCTTGAATTCTGGTTTTTGGTTTGGGGAATTtaatttttttttcctttgcCGCATGCATTGCGCCTCAATCTATATCCTTTCTATGTGTACAGCAGGTTGCCAATAATCGACACTTCATTGCACCCACTGAAGAAAAgcaaaggggggaaaagggatCGAAACGTTCTTACTGGATTCCATCCCTTGATCATCGATTCATCCAATTTACTGAACCCGACTCGTTCCGTCCCAGCTTCAGTtcagcaagcaagcaacTTTACCTTAACCTTACCTCACATCCTTGCCCCTCCACAAGGTCATTCATCCTCTTACCTCTCCTGCATCGCATGGTTCACAACCAACACTCACCCTCGCCCCCAtccaaacacacacacacacacacacacacacacacacacacacacacacaaatCCGTGCCGACCCTCATCAATCATGTCAAAACGCACAACATTCACGACCATCTCACCTTTGCCCGCCGGCATCACCCGCGAGGCCGTCCTTGACTTTCTCCACAACCACGTCGAGATGATCGATCTGAACCCTCTCATCAAGGAGCGCCACCGCATCCCCGCCCCATCCCATGCGCCCCCGGAGGAGCACGCCTGCGCCTGGTACTCCCTCACCGACGAGATATCATACCTACCCGGCGGCCTGGTCACCGGTAACGTCAGCTACACTTGCTGCTTCCACGACCTGCCCACCGGCATGCAGACCCACTGCTACGCCCCGATGGGCCTCGAGATCCGGGATAAGTGGACCGTAGCCGGCTGCCTGCCTGGCGAGCCTGTCGAgcccgtcgagctcggcatcggcgcccCAGTGTTGGGCTTGTACATCcgcgaggacgtcgacatgCGTTGCAACGTCTTCACCACCTCCTTCGTCAAGAAGACCCTGAAAAAGAGCCACGGCCTGCTGGTCGAACGCCTGCGGTCCAAAGTCCAGCaggcctcctcctccccttccgTAGCCGCTGCGGATCAGCGGCACGCCAGCCAGACCTCGCTTCTGTCTGGGCCCGGCACCAACGGCGCATCGTCGCACATGCCCCcccatcctcatcctccacAGACCCATCCGGGTCAGACTCACTATACCAACGCCCCCGCCGACCAAATCTGCTTGCCGTACAGGCCTTCGCATCCCAAGTCGCCGTCTACACCACCCGGCGACGAGTCCCAGAACGCCACCTACCCGGAGCCGCTGCGGTTTCGCCACGCTGCCGCTCCCTTGACGTCGTCTCTGTGTTCGGACGCCGGGTCGCAGCCCGGCGGTCTTGGCGGTGGTagtggcagcggcagcggcagcggcagcggcagcaacagcaactaCACCCACGGAAGCCAATCGGGTTTCGGAGGCATCCATCCCTGCGACGACACGCATCAGCGTGCAGTCGcggggcagcagcagtacaGCGGCGGGACTCTGCAGGGGCCGTTCGTGGCCGAGCTGGATTGAACCGGGGGGGTAGGTGGTCATGTAGGAGGAGTTTttgagggcggcggtggtccGCAGCCATTGTGTTAGcgagggggaaaaaaaccGATACCCCCATATCTTTGCAATCCACTCCGATGGATCTATATACATGCattccttttttctttcgttctttctttctttctttctccgTATTGAGATGGCCATGCTGTCATGTCGCATGTCGTAAGGTAGATGCGCCAGTGCGGTACAGACTTTCCGGAATTGGCAAGTAATCTATCTATATCTGATGCTCCGGCCCAGCGCCGTGGCCCCGTTGGCGGATCGAGATCGGCCTTGGCGGGACTCTTGGCCCGAGGCCGGAACCGGAGACAAGGGCGATTCAGCAGATGGGCTACTCAGCCCGGGGAATCTCGGCGTCCTGTCAAAGGAGGTCGTCTGGGCAGGATGACTGTGGATTCCGGGCTTCGACCGAGGAAGGGGTTTGCGTTGCAAACAGTTCGAGAAATATCacgaggagggaggggagggggagggggaacgACCATGGCGTTTTTGGTCCCAGAGCGGTTTCTCGCGAGCCTGACGTTTGCGTTCGAAATCAACTCTGTCCCAAGGGCCATACGGAATATAgtccgccccccccccctcccccccctttctgcAGAGCACGCGCTATGGACGGCTGGCTTCTGCTTTGATGATGTTtgcatcgtcgtcgctcgcGGGCTGGGTGGGGCGGGGATGTCGACGCATtcggggaaggggggggggagatggaggCATCGAGGGACACCAGCTGGCGAGGGGAAGGACCTGTCGCATTGGTATCTCCATGTTACAAGTTTGAAAGCGAACATCAATGGCAACCCGCGACAAGTGTTTATTCACACATGCCGTTTGTCGGAGTGAGCGGGACGTTCTGGCGCAAAGGGCATCAGGGCTCGGGGGATCTTGGGTAGACGCCGACATGGTGAAACGAAGCTAGCCGCTCGTGAAGAAAGCCGCTTCAGGAAATCTGGTCCCCGGCTCGCTGCTCAAAGAGATGACCGCCTAAAGAGCCCGGAAAATACCAGATTGATCGCCTAGTTGGGCCGCCCATTAAGCCCAGAGCCTGCTGTTGCCCGCGGAGTTAGTCTATGGGCAGATAGATGGGTTCGTTGTGCTCAATGAACAAACTCTGTGCTCCCATTCTACGTCACGACATGGTCGACTCCTCTCGCGCCCGGCATTCGTGTAGTTGCGACATACGACGCTTACTCGGGGCTGCCGAGAAAAGCATTGCCTGATTGCACTCGACCAACCGGCATCATCATGGGGAGTCGATGGACCGAAACATGCAGTTTTTCTTTGGCATTAGAATCCGAGGTCCATCGAgtgacacacacacaccaaacGGGATAAGTCTATAAGGTTctaaagtaataataatGGTTAAAGATACGTAAGGCGACAGGGGGCACTGAATCAGAAGTAATGATGCTGTGCAGAAAGCAATGATACCGAGTCTCcttcacccccccccccaattTTTTTAGACAATGAGAGAAAACCAACGGGGCAAAAACAAGAATAAAATAAAATGCAAAGAACCAATTCGAGGGCTTTTGTTCACAAAGGAGAATTGTCCGTCCCCTCATCCACTGGAAGCGGGATCGCCCTTCCCCCGGTCTTTCACCCGGGTTCCAGCGAACACCGCGATAGTTCTGGGCTCTCTTGTTTCCTCACTCGTCTCGTCTCTCGCTCCGTTGTCTGTTCTTCcgtctttttcttctccttctcctcctcgcttTCGTTCTCCGCGACGTCCCCGGTCCCTTGGTGACATATCGGCGTTAAGCAATAATAGGGCGTTAAAACATGACAACAacggcggtggtggaaaAAAAGGGGACGCCTAGATAGACAAGACAGAAACACAAAGACGTATTGGCAAAGGCAGTGATGTTTCATCCAAGACCTTCCCCCTCCCATTTTCTCTTAGTGGAGCCATCAGCTGGACCTCCCCTTTTCCAGAGACGCCGAATCTCATGCAAAGGAAGAGATGACGGTTGAAGAAGCGAGGAAGgagccgaggacgagaagagaagagcgaAGGGGTGCAGAAGGCGCAGCAGGTCTGGCTTCACTTCACCCCACGCCCTCCCCTTCCCGAATTCCCCGGTTCCCGCCCCATGCTTCCTTGTGAGTCTCTCCCCAATCAACACGAGGTCAACATCTCGGGGCCAGGCAGAGGCACCATCCGATCCTTCTCGACGGGGGTGGGGCTAGGGGGTGTAAAGAGACCGAGAATGGCTCGGAAGGTTCGCGTTGTCTGGGGGTCTCGCTTTACAGAACAAGAGCGGCGAAGACACCGGCGGCCAGAGCAACacccgcggcggcgctctgCTCGGCACCGaaggtgacgacgacggtcgGCTGGGCCCCAGGGTACTAGCCAGGCGCCGTGGGCGTAGTGCCCGAGATCACCCGGGACCACAGGGACTCCAGGGTCCCCGGTCGGCACATCGGAGGAACAGACGCAAAGGACTGGCTATGAGAATTGGGGGTACAGCCGGTGGTCTTGCAGTCGTCTTTGTAGTTGGTCGTCTGGAGGAGTGGTGGCTTGTCAGCAGAGTTACTTCTTCTATCCGTCGTAGGGGGTTTCTTTTGCTTCATGGAAACATTTCAAAGATGAGAACAGAAGAGGAGGGATAGGACATACGCAGGTCTGAGTGCAAGAGCAGCCGGGGATGATGAACGTCGTGGGCTTGTCAATGGTGTAAGTGCGGTTGTTGTAGTACAGCGTCGTCAACTCCGGCAGTACGTCGTCGCGCGGTCCCACACCTTGGTGATGGCGTAAATGCCCGTCCCGTTGTGGCCTACCCCGTTGTTGACGTGGTGGGGGAGGAAAGCAGCGGAGACGGTACCGGCAGTGGCGACGAGGCTGATGGCCGCGAGGCCCGACTGGATCTACATCCCTGTCTATCTGGTCTCTCTCTTGCCAGTGTCTTTGGCGAGGTCGTTGACAGTCTTCGTCGCGGGGATTCGGAGCTAGAAGTTGAGCACTGGAGGGAGCTGAGGTTCCGAGGTCCGAGAGTTTCGAGCAATATttaagtagtagtaattaATGATATTCTGACCCAAGGAAAATGGTGTGTTGCGCTTTGCGATGTTCTAATGATGCTCATTGTGCTGTAAGTGAGTGACTGGGGCCAGTAAAAGCAAACCAAAtaaaagaagggggaaaaatagaagaagaaaaacaaaaagagagggggggagccTCTGAACAAACGAAAGATTGGAGTCCTGTTGATGTAAGAAGAGCagtatgtgtgtgtgacgAGTGGAAGAAAGGAGCCCGTAAACCAGGAATAAGCGCGAGGGTGGTTCGGGAGCCTCTCTTTATGCCTGCCTGCCCATCCTGAGGATTCGACCGACCGacccctcttccccttcgaCGTCTATCAACACTCATTGGCACGGGACACTCAGGGGTTGCTTGGATCCCGGGTATTAGGGTACATATGTATCAGAAGCAAAAAGACCTCAGGCTGGACAGTCTCGGGCACATACCAAGATTAGATCATGTCTCTATCTCTACTTTTGTCCACCAAGACGCCTGCTCGCGCCCAATTGGGAGCCCCGGCCTCGCGGCTGGGAATGCCAGCCGAGAGTTTCCGGTGCCGTGTTTGTTGTGATCCGCCGAGGTGCCGAGAATGCACCTGCCGACTGCCCGTAATGTGGCGCATTCCAGTCGTTGGGTCCTGAGGGGTTGATTGATTGAATCCGCACATCGGCATGATCGCACGGAAGAGTTAGAGAAGCCAAAAACCAGCCGGTATGCTCCTTCCTAGAGTTCGACGCTTCCCACACATCATTAAACCAGCATACCTGGCGCTGCAAGCCTTGATACCACTTTCATATGCTTTCCTCTTATTCAGGGTTATGTCGGAAAGGTCGAACCTCTTTCCCCGCTCGGGTCGAAGGGGGTTTGGTTCTTAGATATGTACAAATGAGCCATGCCGCTCCACGACCGCTCTCCTCCCTGTTTTGCATTTCCCCTTTTTCCTCACGATTACTTCCTTCTCATCGTAAGGCCTACGAGACGGCCCATTTCAGCGTGCCAGCGGGCAGCCGAGGTGCCTCTGTCCTCCTATCTCTGAACCCTAGGCTCGTTCATCGATCGCCACGGGCTCCATCTCGAGGATCGTAGTCGAAACTTGCGCTGTCATGCTATCCTTCTTTGGTCGTCCGCCCCCACCAGCCCAGTCATGATTCGAACAGATGTGAGAAATTAAAGCGAAAGGGAGgagggtgggggagggggaaataAAGAGAAAAGGAGGGAAAAACAGAAATCAAGTCCGCATGTGATGGTGACGTGGTGTCCCGCGGACTCAGTTTCGCCGCCACATGGGGTCTCCTTCTAAGAATAGTCCGCCCCCAACGCCTATATTTTTCCAAAATAGCCCAGATGGCGACCTAAATCGGCCCGTGCGGGAGAGCCATCTGGTAAATAAGTGAAAGATCCTGCCTACCGCCTGGTAATGAATCAAAGACCACCATGTTATGCTCAAGATTATGGTTCGAGTAAAGTGCCGTAAATGCCAACTTGGACTGCGCGGCCTGCGCCGGAGGCGATTCTAGGTATGCAAATCGGTCGTGCTGTGGTAAGATTGGGCGCGGGTTGTACCGGGTTTCACCAAAGTTTTCTTCGCTTTCCGAAACTGCGTCATGCCGACGTTACTCATTTGCGGTTCGATCGGCTCGTGCTGCGCTCCAGGCCACGACCGCCCGTGACTGCGTCAAAGTCGTAGTTCTTCAAAGTATGCTCGTACTTGGGGCTTCTCAGGAATTTGGGAACCGAGTCCTGcgtaaggaaaagaaggtcGCGTTAGCTCAAGAATTCCAAAGCATACCGGCTGCGATGACGAAGACAAGGGATGATAAACGTACACTGGCCATCAGTTTAAAGACTGCGTTCTGAGCGTCCTCGAACAATGACATGACCTCTTGCAGAGTGTCGATCATGGCCACGTCTTggccgacggccttggtcaTTCGGGTGGCCAGGTTGTTGCGAAGTTGGTGGTCAATGTTCAACTCGCAGGGAGAACCGGGGGCGAGGAATGCATTATAAATCCCATAGGCCTGCGCCATGATCTCCTTGATGCCGTCCATCGAACTCGCGTTAGGGTTCTTCTGGGCGACCCTAATCGCTCCCCGACAGCTCCGAACAAAGTCGTCCACGTCGAGGTAGAATGATAGGTTCTCCTCACAGTGTGTTTCCCTGAGGTTCTCTCTGAAGAGTAGACGAAGCGCGGCGTCGTTCAGGATCTTATCGAGCCTCTGTGTGTTGGAGTCTCGCGCAATGACGTTCCGAGACGGTGTGACCACTTCACTCTCCGAAGTCCGTCCTCTTGACCCAATGCCATTGATCAAATCCTTGCCCTTCGCCGTCAGTTGATAGATGGCATGCTTGGTAGGCTGGAATAGGTTGTTGCTGGGGTACTGTGCCATGTGAGCACGGTCTTGTACGACGGGCTCCATCAAGTCGTATTCCACGAACAGGGCGGCAATGTCGTACGTCTCCCGCCTGTCCACGGTTGTACAGCAGTCCATCAACCAATCAGTGGCAGCCTTGCCGGTGAAGGTATCCTTGTACGTCTTGCCGTTCACTTTACGTTCGCTAGCCATCTTGACACCGGTAAGGCCGTCCTTGTAGTCGCTCAGGGAATCCGAGTCGGCCGAGCTGACGCTCGATTTGACGTTGGGGCCGTGTGTACCAATGAACCTCCTGAAGATGACCTCAATCGTACCGCGATCCGTGATGAGCTTGTCCGTCTGGCCGTCCCTCTCAAGGATGACAAGTTGCGACAGGGTGGagccgacgagctcggctATCGACTTTTGCTGGATGCCGTTGCGGGAACAGAAGCGATCCAGCACGGTGACGCCCTTGGGGGTCAACTGCCACACGGAGCCCTTCATGTTGTACACCTGCTGGTATTTCCCGTCGGCAGACTCGATGAACCTCGCCTCGAGGAACTTTTGGCAGATGGAGCGGGCCATGTCCTTGGCCATGGAAAAtgtcgtggtggtggtggtggttaCTATCCTTGAGGGGTCCTTGGGATCAGGCATGCGGTTCGATTGGGAGAACTTGAGGGAGCCCAGGTTGTTGATTGCATCTTCGGACAGGAAGGTGTTTTCCACGCGTGTTAACCGTACTCGATGGGCGGACAAAGGCAGCAGGCTGACAATGAGTGTTGAGAAGAGGTCCTTGAAGTCCTGTTCAATTCTTCGTGTTAGCATTCATCGACGACCGGCAGGGCTTTGGGCCACGAGTGTTCGGGGGCGGGCAAGCGGTGGGCGACCGTCGCAAAAGGAGAATCGGGTTCGGCGGGCAGCGTCAACCTGGCAAGTTACTGACCTTGGTGAATGGCCGGTCATCATCCGTCATGCGGAGAAGCCGCGAGGATGTTTGATGCATTTTGCTCTCTATGCTCGGCAGTCGGTAGGGGAGAGGCCTATTGGGGTCTGTCTCGGTGTATGGTTGAGAGGGTAGATCCTGTACCAGCGATACCTGGCTTGGATACTTGCCCTCTAGTTGATTAAGAGTGCTGCTAGAAGACGAGTAGTTGGAAGGGCTCGAATATCGGGGGTATTTGTCTGTCGAGCCTTGGCTGGCGGCAGAGTAGTCCGAAGCAGAGTCGGGGGTGAAAGAGGCCCTGCCCAATGCGGAATTGGAGGCGCGCTGGCGGATCGACGGGTCCGAGGAAAAGGCGGCGAGTGCGGATTGGGTCTTGTCAATGGCGGCTGTAGCGAAGCCGAAAAGACCACCAGAGCGTTGTAGCTTGTGCAAAGAGCTGGTTGAGGGCGAGTGGTGATGGGAGCGAAAATACGGGCGGTTTACCGAAGACACGACGTAgggatcggtcgatgatgtaGTTGTGTTGGTATTGGACGAGGgaatggtggtggtggtggtggtgggtgtcGCAGCAAGAGGAGTGCtgccggcggtggtgttggccGTGGTAGTGCCGGTGGGTTGCGGATTGGCACTGGTACTGGTAGGGTTGGGGTTGGCTGTGCGTGTGGGAGGTACAGAATCAGAGCTGGCCTCGTTTGACAATGGCTCTTGGATGGAAGGTCGGGAAGTCTTGCAGACAGCGGCCATCTAATGGGAAAAGGAGGGTTAGAAGAAGCGCGGACGGCAAGACGGGTGTTCAAATAAAAAGGCAGGCgcaaagaaaaaagaaaaaaaagagaagagaaagcgGGTTTTTGGTGAGGTagggcgtgggcgtggatgaggggaggagaggaggaggtgtGTGGTAGCGGTAGTAGTAgtggtggaggagaaggagaaccAGGGACATGGGCAGCAAATGGAGTGACtgaagagggaaggggaggggggtaggTACAAGATCAAAGGCGAGGTACAGTATGTACGAAGTACACAG from Colletotrichum higginsianum IMI 349063 chromosome 3, whole genome shotgun sequence includes the following:
- a CDS encoding domain found in Dishevelled; the encoded protein is MAAVCKTSRPSIQEPLSNEASSDSVPPTRTANPNPTSTSANPQPTGTTTANTTAGSTPLAATPTTTTTTIPSSNTNTTTSSTDPYVVSSVNRPYFRSHHHSPSTSSLHKLQRSGGLFGFATAAIDKTQSALAAFSSDPSIRQRASNSALGRASFTPDSASDYSAASQGSTDKYPRYSSPSNYSSSSSTLNQLEGKYPSQVSLVQDLPSQPYTETDPNRPLPYRLPSIESKMHQTSSRLLRMTDDDRPFTKDFKDLFSTLIVSLLPLSAHRVRLTRVENTFLSEDAINNLGSLKFSQSNRMPDPKDPSRIVTTTTTTTFSMAKDMARSICQKFLEARFIESADGKYQQVYNMKGSVWQLTPKGVTVLDRFCSRNGIQQKSIAELVGSTLSQLVILERDGQTDKLITDRGTIEVIFRRFIGTHGPNVKSSVSSADSDSLSDYKDGLTGVKMASERKVNGKTYKDTFTGKAATDWLMDCCTTVDRRETYDIAALFVEYDLMEPVVQDRAHMAQYPSNNLFQPTKHAIYQLTAKGKDLINGIGSRGRTSESEVVTPSRNVIARDSNTQRLDKILNDAALRLLFRENLRETHCEENLSFYLDVDDFVRSCRGAIRVAQKNPNASSMDGIKEIMAQAYGIYNAFLAPGSPCELNIDHQLRNNLATRMTKAVGQDVAMIDTLQEVMSLFEDAQNAVFKLMASDSVPKFLRSPKYEHTLKNYDFDAVTGGRGLERSTSRSNRK
- a CDS encoding Nacht and wd40 domain protein, translated to MSKRTTFTTISPLPAGITREAVLDFLHNHVEMIDLNPLIKERHRIPAPSHAPPEEHACAWYSLTDEISYLPGGLVTGNVSYTCCFHDLPTGMQTHCYAPMGLEIRDKWTVAGCLPGEPVEPVELGIGAPVLGLYIREDVDMRCNVFTTSFVKKTLKKSHGLLVERLRSKVQQASSSPSVAAADQRHASQTSLLSGPGTNGASSHMPPHPHPPQTHPGQTHYTNAPADQICLPYRPSHPKSPSTPPGDESQNATYPEPLRFRHAAAPLTSSLCSDAGSQPGGLGGGSGSGSGSGSGSNSNYTHGSQSGFGGIHPCDDTHQRAVAGQQQYSGGTLQGPFVAELD